From one Campylobacter suis genomic stretch:
- a CDS encoding phage baseplate assembly protein V, with product MIKLGNICEVASGKALVKVNYQGTITKLIPYISPANSFMQSYTPPRVGEQVILLECESGNAKFALGAIFCQSYKEPSGSSDTKQITAYEDGTIISYDSSSSTLEILNPKTININVKNDINITCKNANLSATNTTIKSPTVKIIGDTVIQGTISTSGSGGGSGTFSIDGNLSVSGSITDSRGDLTGHSHSDTDGYTSMPR from the coding sequence ATGATAAAACTAGGTAATATCTGTGAAGTAGCTAGTGGCAAGGCTTTAGTAAAAGTAAATTATCAAGGGACTATAACAAAACTCATACCATACATAAGCCCTGCAAATTCTTTTATGCAAAGCTATACACCACCAAGAGTTGGCGAGCAAGTTATATTATTAGAGTGCGAGAGCGGAAATGCTAAATTTGCACTGGGGGCTATCTTTTGCCAAAGTTACAAAGAGCCTAGCGGTTCAAGCGATACTAAGCAAATAACTGCCTATGAAGATGGCACTATAATAAGTTATGATAGCTCAAGCTCAACACTTGAAATATTAAACCCAAAAACTATAAACATAAATGTAAAAAATGATATAAACATAACTTGCAAAAACGCAAATTTAAGTGCGACTAATACCACGATAAAAAGCCCAACCGTAAAAATCATCGGCGATACTGTGATACAAGGCACGATAAGCACCAGCGGAAGCGGTGGGGGAAGCGGGACATTTAGCATAGATGGCAACTTAAGCGTCTCAGGGAGCATAACCGATAGTAGGGGCGATTTAACAGGGCATAGCCACAGCGACACAGACGGCTATACTTCAATGCCTAGATAA
- a CDS encoding phage terminase large subunit family protein: protein MGILSKIFAKSIFVKKKMTLTQWSENHRVLSRESSAQYGKFKAFAYQKEPMDEISNTRRAKVVLLFASQLGKSEMINNAIGYFIHQEPSTILFMLPNENDAEDYSKRRLAPMIRDCEALKELINANDANNTILIKNFSGGNLALVGSNSVSKLASKPIKILLIDEADRCENTKEGSAIKLAEKRTVTFSQRKIVISSTPTLKDSSQILSEFELSDKRYFFIKCPHCGYSQTLDFSHVVWEKDKDNKPIFESVRYTCADCGALLSESEKNRAVASGEWVATNPSAKTAGFFLNAFYSPFFSMQDIVRDWYESKDDQSKLQTFINTIEARGFEPPTISLNSDELFDRIEPYDSQNVPECVKFITAGVDIQANRIEINFIGWASGFEAFNIEYKQIHGNTDQEEVWAEAFKYLHKKFTLSNGKELTLMLGLVDSGFNTERVYKFCATSKRLLATKGANEGINREDFINPIKKIKNGCYFMRVGTYKGKSELMRLLKIKEAGSGYFHYGKGYTREFFAQLNAEKLQKLKNKNGYEKLQWVKIRERNEALDISVLALAGAKIVTKKVKF from the coding sequence ATGGGTATTTTATCTAAGATTTTTGCTAAATCTATCTTTGTTAAGAAGAAAATGACACTTACACAGTGGAGTGAAAATCACAGAGTGCTAAGTCGTGAAAGCTCCGCTCAATACGGTAAATTTAAAGCTTTTGCTTATCAAAAAGAACCAATGGATGAAATCAGCAACACGCGTCGCGCAAAGGTCGTTTTACTTTTTGCCTCTCAACTTGGGAAATCGGAAATGATAAATAATGCCATAGGTTATTTTATACATCAAGAACCAAGCACAATTTTATTTATGCTTCCTAATGAAAATGACGCAGAAGATTATTCAAAAAGGCGTTTAGCTCCTATGATTAGAGATTGTGAGGCTCTAAAAGAATTAATCAATGCAAACGATGCGAACAATACAATTTTAATTAAAAATTTTAGTGGCGGAAATCTTGCACTTGTTGGGTCAAACTCAGTAAGTAAACTAGCATCAAAACCTATTAAAATTTTACTTATTGATGAAGCCGATAGATGCGAAAACACAAAAGAGGGAAGTGCAATAAAACTAGCCGAAAAAAGAACTGTAACATTTTCACAGCGTAAAATTGTTATAAGCTCTACCCCTACACTAAAAGATAGTTCACAAATTTTAAGCGAATTTGAGCTAAGCGATAAGCGTTATTTTTTTATTAAATGCCCTCACTGTGGGTATTCTCAAACTTTGGATTTTTCTCATGTAGTTTGGGAAAAAGACAAGGATAATAAACCTATTTTTGAAAGTGTGCGCTATACATGTGCTGATTGTGGTGCTTTACTTAGTGAAAGCGAAAAAAATAGAGCCGTAGCAAGTGGTGAGTGGGTGGCAACAAACCCCAGTGCAAAGACAGCTGGGTTTTTCTTAAATGCTTTTTATAGCCCATTCTTCTCAATGCAAGACATTGTAAGAGACTGGTATGAAAGCAAAGATGACCAAAGCAAGCTCCAAACTTTTATAAATACGATTGAGGCTCGCGGATTTGAGCCGCCGACTATTAGTCTAAATAGTGATGAATTATTCGACCGTATAGAACCGTACGACAGCCAAAATGTACCTGAGTGTGTAAAATTTATAACTGCTGGGGTAGATATTCAAGCAAACCGCATAGAAATCAATTTTATTGGTTGGGCTAGCGGTTTTGAAGCATTTAATATCGAGTATAAACAAATTCATGGCAACACTGACCAAGAAGAAGTTTGGGCAGAAGCCTTTAAATATTTACATAAAAAATTTACTCTTTCAAATGGCAAGGAATTAACCCTTATGCTTGGGCTTGTTGATAGTGGCTTTAATACAGAAAGAGTTTATAAGTTTTGTGCTACCAGTAAAAGGCTACTTGCTACAAAGGGCGCAAACGAGGGAATAAACAGAGAAGACTTTATTAACCCTATTAAAAAAATAAAAAATGGTTGCTATTTTATGCGTGTGGGCACTTATAAAGGCAAAAGCGAATTGATGAGATTGCTTAAAATTAAAGAGGCAGGAAGTGGGTATTTTCACTATGGGAAGGGATATACGCGTGAGTTTTTTGCTCAATTAAATGCAGAAAAACTACAAAAGCTAAAAAATAAAAACGGGTATGAAAAACTTCAGTGGGTAAAAATCAGAGAGAGAAATGAGGCATTAGACATTAGTGTTCTAGCTTTGGCTGGGGCTAAAATCGTAACTAAAAAGGTAAAATTTTGA
- a CDS encoding XRE family transcriptional regulator codes for MKTFATKLKELIDAKEGLDTVKLANILGVSQSAVSQWQLGQKGVSKTNIAKVANFFNVPIEYLINDNIMELKNLTNKQELKNNDNTIYVPFFKNGLVSAGFGNENDDMGDYDLLPFKPEDLRLMFNVSPRAKIGIIPCLGNSMEPTIHESDLIVFCNDGEQIVEGAVYICRYDGELFVKRLKKRPFLALISDNKDYEPIPIAEDLDVQIIGRVVGSYSINSKRL; via the coding sequence ATGAAAACTTTTGCAACAAAACTCAAAGAACTTATCGACGCCAAAGAGGGGTTAGATACCGTAAAGCTAGCAAATATTTTAGGCGTTAGTCAATCAGCTGTTAGTCAGTGGCAACTAGGGCAAAAAGGTGTTTCAAAAACAAATATTGCCAAAGTCGCAAATTTTTTTAATGTTCCTATTGAATATTTGATAAATGATAATATTATGGAATTAAAAAATTTGACAAATAAGCAAGAACTAAAAAACAATGACAACACCATATATGTGCCATTTTTTAAAAATGGCTTAGTTTCTGCTGGTTTTGGTAATGAAAATGACGACATGGGCGATTATGACTTATTGCCTTTTAAACCAGAGGATTTACGCCTAATGTTTAATGTTAGCCCCCGTGCTAAAATTGGCATAATCCCATGCCTTGGTAACTCAATGGAGCCAACTATACACGAAAGCGATCTAATCGTTTTTTGTAATGATGGCGAACAAATAGTAGAAGGGGCTGTTTATATTTGTAGGTATGATGGCGAACTATTTGTAAAGCGACTAAAAAAACGCCCATTTCTTGCATTGATTAGCGACAACAAGGATTATGAGCCAATACCAATAGCCGAAGATTTGGATGTGCAAATTATAGGGCGTGTTGTTGGGTCATATAGTATAAACTCAAAAAGGTTATAA
- a CDS encoding helix-turn-helix domain-containing protein, translated as MASETQIDRVKTTLKEKGYITRNECLSRFISRLGAIIYRLKERGWEFRVEYFKTQYGKDYKYTLVKLPMEETI; from the coding sequence ATGGCAAGTGAAACACAGATTGACCGTGTAAAAACTACACTAAAAGAAAAAGGTTATATCACACGCAATGAATGCCTAAGTCGTTTTATATCAAGACTTGGTGCAATTATTTACAGGCTTAAAGAGCGCGGCTGGGAATTTAGGGTTGAATACTTTAAGACTCAATACGGCAAGGATTATAAATACACACTAGTTAAGCTTCCAATGGAGGAAACGATATGA
- a CDS encoding phage portal protein, whose translation MLNIFKKQKQPKKRVFNFFRWHSLSPNEANASEIYSLGVNTDPDLASARLRNQARSLSVNNSLTSGFFDTIASEILGEQGLTLSINSSDELLNKKAEKAYFDWERNCCPYGVYDFEDLEEMALISYYRDGEVFVHFVRSNDGLKIEILDANLIDSNYTDDKENVKCGIQREKNSLKPLFYYLRKEGNTIKTQLNEVIKIPADDIIHIKKTLIPQQRRGISRLASAVMDINGKDKFLKAERDRARLASEITGFITNKADDGLLEFNLDGESEEVKNKIATVGELSYLNSNEDIKFADTHAPDNIVDYLKMTDREVARGLGVSYATLTGDLREVNYSSIRQGVTSERRSFRRLQGFLRRKFHEPIFKEWLKSATITKIFTPAEHSKILNSFSYKPQGWEYIDPTKEVNANKVSIENGFKTISEVLREKGVEMDSFLKDLDADKIVIQKLSEINKIRNKNEN comes from the coding sequence ATGCTAAATATCTTTAAAAAGCAAAAACAGCCTAAAAAACGGGTTTTTAATTTTTTTAGATGGCATAGCCTTAGTCCAAACGAAGCAAATGCTAGTGAAATTTATTCACTCGGAGTAAATACTGACCCTGATTTGGCTAGTGCAAGACTTAGAAATCAAGCACGAAGCCTAAGTGTTAATAACTCGCTAACATCTGGCTTTTTTGACACAATAGCTAGTGAAATTTTAGGCGAACAAGGACTAACACTAAGCATAAATAGCAGTGATGAATTATTAAATAAAAAAGCCGAAAAAGCTTATTTTGATTGGGAGCGTAATTGTTGCCCTTATGGGGTTTATGATTTTGAAGATTTAGAAGAGATGGCGCTTATTAGCTATTATAGGGACGGGGAAGTATTTGTGCATTTTGTGCGTAGTAACGATGGGCTAAAAATTGAAATTTTAGACGCCAATCTCATCGACAGTAACTACACAGATGATAAAGAAAATGTAAAATGTGGTATCCAAAGAGAGAAAAACAGCCTAAAACCGCTATTTTATTACTTGCGCAAAGAGGGCAACACGATAAAAACTCAGCTAAACGAAGTGATAAAAATTCCAGCCGATGACATTATTCATATTAAAAAGACACTAATCCCCCAGCAAAGACGGGGCATTTCTCGCTTAGCAAGTGCGGTTATGGATATTAATGGCAAGGATAAATTTTTAAAAGCTGAGCGAGATAGAGCCAGACTTGCGAGTGAAATCACTGGGTTTATAACCAATAAAGCAGATGATGGGTTATTAGAATTTAATCTTGATGGCGAAAGTGAAGAGGTAAAAAACAAAATAGCAACTGTTGGCGAGCTATCTTATCTAAACTCAAATGAAGATATAAAATTCGCCGATACACATGCGCCCGATAACATAGTAGATTATTTAAAAATGACAGATAGAGAGGTTGCAAGAGGACTAGGTGTAAGCTATGCAACACTTACTGGCGATTTGCGAGAGGTAAATTATAGCTCTATAAGGCAAGGCGTAACCAGTGAAAGGCGCAGCTTTAGAAGATTACAAGGGTTTTTAAGGCGCAAATTTCACGAGCCAATTTTTAAAGAGTGGCTAAAGAGCGCAACAATAACTAAAATTTTTACACCAGCTGAGCATAGCAAGATTTTAAACTCTTTTAGCTACAAGCCTCAAGGCTGGGAGTACATAGACCCTACAAAAGAGGTTAATGCTAATAAAGTCAGTATAGAAAATGGGTTTAAAACCATAAGTGAAGTTTTACGAGAAAAAGGAGTGGAAATGGATAGCTTTTTAAAAGATTTAGATGCCGATAAAATTGTTATTCAAAAACTAAGCGAGATAAACAAGATAAGGAACAAAAATGAAAATTAA
- a CDS encoding ATP-dependent nuclease translates to MEQENKIFIEKIEIKDFRAFSGITQEGESKIYSIELGEHITCISGHNGIGKSTILAMLSNCGELKKQAGILLNGDKFTGEYSSIVKYDKDYDTSGEKCSIHFHAPDSILDSYELKYPKILDFRAAVQGGNRYRLLPKKTDERFTESKIEWPTYYLGLSRLYPVGESDDVNVSEIKVDAEIKDEMFQAYTSILSSDIEKINPSFINPSDAKKKKGVGIKTDKYGALSNSSGQDNLGQILMAVFSFKNLKNTLEKKENNLYYGGILLIDEIDATLHPAAQNKLFDFLYKKAKEIGLQIVFTTHSLSLLDHIIKRGTLNDKNTSLVVQYLTNARKDIEILKNPTIEQIERDLLILSGKTKEKIKINVLTEDEVGRWFLEKIIESYNLNVELNFLDCTFGCGEIAKLINSSQIFNNFLVILDPDVSNGKSKQDVENNLKKSKGYWKLEEPTKEKTRCIFYLPGEKPVESIMWEYVYSSPKEHDMYFDESLESHGIRKRNLLEMPSSMDMSVLENQKKWFYDNQYILDIIVKYWIEDNKNIADAFVSNFKFEYNKIAEKVRIDKI, encoded by the coding sequence ATGGAACAAGAAAATAAAATTTTTATAGAAAAAATTGAAATTAAGGACTTTAGAGCTTTTTCTGGAATAACTCAAGAAGGTGAATCAAAAATATACTCAATAGAACTTGGTGAGCATATAACTTGCATCTCTGGACATAATGGAATAGGCAAATCAACTATTTTAGCTATGCTTAGCAACTGTGGAGAACTTAAAAAACAAGCTGGTATTCTTCTAAATGGTGATAAATTTACCGGAGAATACAGCTCTATTGTAAAATATGATAAGGATTATGACACCTCTGGTGAAAAATGTAGCATACACTTTCATGCCCCAGATAGTATATTGGATTCATATGAACTTAAATACCCAAAAATACTTGATTTTAGGGCGGCTGTTCAAGGAGGAAATAGGTATAGATTGTTACCAAAAAAGACAGATGAACGCTTTACGGAAAGTAAAATAGAATGGCCAACATATTACTTAGGTCTTTCTAGACTATACCCAGTAGGTGAATCTGATGATGTAAATGTGAGCGAAATAAAAGTAGACGCCGAAATAAAAGATGAAATGTTTCAAGCTTATACTAGTATTTTAAGTTCAGATATTGAAAAAATAAACCCAAGCTTTATTAACCCATCTGATGCCAAAAAGAAAAAAGGCGTTGGGATAAAAACGGATAAGTACGGAGCACTATCAAATTCATCAGGGCAAGATAATTTGGGGCAAATTTTAATGGCTGTATTTTCATTTAAAAACCTTAAAAATACACTTGAAAAAAAAGAAAATAATCTTTATTATGGAGGTATTCTCCTTATAGATGAGATAGATGCAACATTGCACCCAGCAGCCCAAAATAAATTGTTCGATTTTTTATACAAAAAAGCAAAAGAGATAGGGCTTCAGATAGTTTTTACTACGCATAGTTTAAGTTTACTGGACCATATAATAAAAAGAGGAACTTTAAATGACAAAAACACATCTTTAGTTGTCCAGTATTTAACAAATGCTAGAAAAGATATAGAAATTCTAAAAAATCCAACCATTGAGCAAATAGAACGCGATTTATTGATATTAAGCGGAAAAACGAAAGAAAAAATAAAAATTAATGTTTTAACAGAAGATGAAGTTGGAAGATGGTTTTTAGAAAAAATTATTGAATCCTATAACTTGAATGTAGAATTAAATTTTTTAGATTGCACTTTTGGTTGCGGAGAGATAGCAAAGCTAATTAATAGTAGTCAAATTTTTAATAATTTTTTGGTGATTTTAGACCCAGATGTATCAAATGGGAAAAGCAAACAGGATGTTGAAAATAATCTTAAAAAAAGTAAAGGATACTGGAAACTAGAAGAACCTACAAAAGAAAAAACAAGATGTATTTTTTATCTTCCGGGTGAAAAACCAGTAGAATCTATTATGTGGGAATATGTATATTCTAGCCCAAAAGAGCATGATATGTATTTTGATGAAAGCTTGGAGTCGCATGGTATTAGAAAAAGAAATCTTCTCGAAATGCCTAGCTCAATGGATATGAGTGTTTTAGAAAATCAAAAAAAGTGGTTTTATGACAATCAATACATACTGGATATTATAGTAAAATATTGGATAGAGGATAATAAAAATATTGCAGATGCTTTTGTATCCAATTTTAAGTTTGAATACAATAAAATAGCCGAAAAAGTTAGAATTGATAAAATATAG
- a CDS encoding DUF1064 domain-containing protein: MRYYKGLTKQTGKALQKKKHKYNARKTNDYDSAKEAKRAKELELFLKQGLIKELQKQVRFELQPKFTAQGKSERAITYIADFVYTQNGETIIEDVKGYKTKEYLIKRKLLLKLIADGKIKAEFREV, from the coding sequence ATGAGATATTACAAAGGCTTGACGAAACAAACTGGGAAAGCTTTACAAAAGAAAAAGCATAAATATAACGCTAGAAAAACAAATGATTACGACAGCGCAAAAGAAGCAAAAAGAGCAAAAGAGCTGGAGCTATTTTTAAAGCAAGGGCTTATAAAAGAGTTGCAAAAGCAAGTAAGGTTTGAGCTACAGCCAAAGTTTACAGCACAGGGCAAGAGCGAAAGGGCGATAACTTACATAGCCGACTTTGTTTATACTCAAAACGGCGAAACGATAATCGAGGATGTAAAAGGCTATAAAACAAAAGAGTATTTAATAAAACGGAAACTACTTTTAAAGCTCATAGCAGATGGTAAAATAAAAGCAGAGTTTAGGGAAGTATAG
- a CDS encoding phage major tail tube protein gives MSALTAQAITGGNLFIDGIGKLGELKSAELPKFEFETLETGTAIGKYELVLPTLKPLTCTLEVNNVNMLYFATLNTNIPQVFYIKKNLTAQHGEHTKITATFTGNVKVLETPKFEMNAEAVLKLEIACTFVKYDINDAPAVIYDVENAIHMVGGVDLYEKIRKNIL, from the coding sequence ATGTCAGCACTAACAGCGCAGGCCATAACTGGCGGGAATTTATTTATCGATGGTATCGGCAAACTTGGCGAACTCAAAAGCGCAGAATTGCCAAAATTTGAGTTTGAAACACTTGAAACAGGCACGGCAATCGGCAAATATGAACTTGTTTTGCCAACCTTAAAGCCGCTTACTTGCACCCTTGAAGTAAATAATGTCAATATGCTTTATTTTGCAACGCTAAACACGAATATACCACAGGTTTTTTACATCAAGAAAAACCTTACAGCACAGCACGGCGAACACACCAAAATAACAGCTACATTTACAGGCAATGTTAAGGTGCTTGAAACGCCTAAATTTGAGATGAACGCAGAAGCCGTTTTAAAACTTGAAATTGCTTGCACTTTTGTAAAATATGATATAAACGACGCCCCTGCGGTGATTTACGATGTAGAAAATGCAATTCATATGGTTGGCGGTGTAGATTTATATGAAAAAATACGCAAAAACATACTTTAA
- a CDS encoding phage major capsid protein, producing MKIKDLEGGLKFSAKKSAVDEEALSVSFVALSKDNMHKRSFFGEDYYLSVDTASMQWEAKTLYKDHDVSFETALGKITDVKFENGSFKAKVEFFKDIPESYQAFLKFKNGLSDSVSVGMSDYEISEKLSVDGVSHYEIANGKIYELSAVWQGADPNAKIANFNKNQKQGEVKMNPETNPEVAELTAKNTELQKRADENKQIIELAQILGESEKGLEAINNGVSFNAFSKQMAELSKSAKYESINVAPKATDKREFSLANIIKSSTGIRTDLGYENSFIQDNGRYALPDEFYAKFAAVKTTDATSIIDRAYRSDLLIEALKQESELLNKVTWLTGLSQEVEIPRDNSAFEAYFVNEGDQATPQNLDFDTIKLSSHTLSARIAITRKMLLMSAIDLESYIYSKFRDAIRSKLEDTLIHGTTPIKGIFNTSGVQTHDGFIAAPTLESTLKFSTLLDSAKIDTTRAVFFANGASLNKLRATSRESGTERKLLEGNDLQGYEAFKCNKLADGELIFADFSQLYAATFGQLEFIPRQIGGGSIEIEVFLEVDAKIAREKAFVISKNA from the coding sequence ATGAAAATTAAAGACCTAGAGGGCGGTTTAAAGTTTAGCGCAAAGAAAAGCGCTGTAGATGAGGAAGCCCTAAGTGTAAGTTTTGTTGCTCTTTCAAAAGATAACATGCATAAACGCTCTTTTTTTGGAGAGGATTATTATTTAAGTGTAGATACGGCAAGCATGCAGTGGGAAGCAAAAACACTATACAAAGACCACGATGTAAGCTTTGAAACAGCTCTTGGGAAAATTACTGATGTTAAATTTGAAAATGGTAGTTTTAAAGCAAAAGTTGAGTTTTTTAAGGATATACCGGAGAGCTATCAGGCATTTTTAAAATTTAAAAATGGGCTTAGTGATAGTGTTTCAGTTGGTATGAGCGATTATGAAATAAGTGAAAAATTAAGTGTAGACGGGGTAAGCCATTATGAGATAGCAAATGGCAAAATTTATGAGCTCAGTGCAGTTTGGCAAGGAGCAGACCCTAACGCAAAAATAGCAAATTTTAATAAAAACCAAAAACAAGGAGAAGTAAAAATGAACCCAGAAACAAATCCAGAAGTTGCTGAACTTACAGCTAAAAATACAGAGCTACAAAAAAGAGCCGATGAAAATAAGCAAATCATCGAACTAGCACAAATTTTAGGTGAAAGCGAAAAAGGGCTAGAAGCCATAAATAACGGCGTTAGCTTTAATGCTTTCTCAAAACAAATGGCAGAACTTAGCAAAAGCGCAAAGTATGAAAGCATAAATGTTGCCCCAAAAGCAACTGATAAGCGTGAGTTTTCTCTTGCGAATATTATTAAATCAAGCACTGGCATAAGAACAGATTTGGGCTATGAAAATAGCTTTATTCAAGACAATGGTCGCTACGCATTACCTGATGAGTTTTATGCTAAATTTGCGGCTGTTAAAACTACTGATGCGACTAGTATCATAGATAGAGCTTATCGTAGTGATTTGCTAATAGAAGCTTTAAAACAAGAGAGCGAGCTATTAAATAAAGTCACTTGGCTAACGGGGTTGAGCCAGGAGGTCGAAATTCCACGGGACAACTCAGCGTTTGAAGCTTACTTTGTAAATGAGGGAGACCAGGCAACGCCTCAAAATTTAGACTTTGACACAATCAAGCTATCTTCACATACACTTTCAGCAAGGATTGCTATCACTCGCAAGATGCTTTTAATGTCTGCAATTGATTTAGAAAGCTACATTTACTCTAAATTCCGTGACGCAATACGCTCAAAGCTTGAAGATACGCTTATTCATGGAACTACCCCAATAAAAGGCATTTTTAATACCTCAGGCGTTCAAACTCACGATGGATTTATCGCAGCACCTACTCTTGAAAGCACATTAAAATTTAGCACACTGTTAGATAGCGCCAAAATTGATACTACAAGAGCAGTATTTTTTGCTAATGGTGCAAGTTTAAATAAGCTTCGTGCCACTTCAAGAGAAAGTGGAACTGAGCGCAAGCTACTTGAGGGCAACGACTTGCAAGGATACGAAGCATTTAAGTGCAACAAACTTGCAGATGGTGAGTTAATTTTTGCTGATTTTTCACAGCTTTATGCTGCAACATTTGGGCAACTTGAGTTTATTCCTCGCCAAATAGGTGGTGGTTCGATTGAGATTGAAGTATTTTTAGAAGTTGATGCAAAAATTGCTCGTGAAAAAGCTTTTGTAATATCTAAAAATGCTTAA
- a CDS encoding phage tail protein — MPAKYGVNVELYNGSLNGYDIKNSRPIALVGDDTQLEVGLSIYSTIEEALKVVGEGTIKNALEDFKATGLHSQIILSAFRKTEESEQTQQACLEAINLLKKAEAQVMAKPKFILAPEYNDTGVYETLKQLGEYLRAVYAIEVTATNETEALRAVNELQYKTAICSYQKVLRTDKVVRPASAFLIASYAKVMSETEYGFSQTYSNRVIPGVVGIVDRVEYIQGVDCEADRLREAGITAIISDDGIRAWGGETRDEDFKSMHTYVIFYTAIETIFKAQKTAIDKRMRDVLKNVVDSLEAFYRRLTANNVVVGFNVTIPPELNDNQTIAAGKIYIKHEVQEMPLIKNITNRIYRVDAYSQVLIEEL, encoded by the coding sequence ATGCCAGCTAAATACGGTGTAAATGTTGAGCTATACAATGGCTCATTGAATGGCTATGACATTAAAAACTCACGCCCCATAGCACTGGTCGGCGATGATACACAGCTTGAAGTAGGACTTAGCATTTATAGCACTATCGAAGAGGCTTTAAAAGTTGTGGGCGAAGGCACTATAAAAAACGCCCTTGAGGACTTTAAGGCTACTGGTTTGCATTCGCAAATCATTTTAAGTGCTTTTAGAAAAACAGAAGAGAGTGAGCAGACGCAACAAGCTTGTCTTGAAGCAATTAACCTACTTAAAAAAGCAGAAGCACAAGTCATGGCAAAGCCAAAGTTTATCCTAGCACCTGAGTATAATGATACTGGTGTTTATGAAACACTAAAACAGCTAGGCGAGTATTTAAGGGCTGTTTATGCGATAGAAGTAACAGCTACAAACGAAACAGAGGCGTTAAGAGCTGTTAATGAGCTTCAATATAAAACCGCTATTTGTAGCTATCAAAAAGTACTTAGAACCGATAAAGTAGTCCGCCCAGCTAGTGCGTTTTTAATAGCAAGTTATGCAAAAGTGATGTCAGAAACTGAGTATGGCTTTTCACAAACCTACTCAAACAGAGTAATCCCTGGTGTAGTAGGTATAGTTGATAGAGTAGAGTATATACAAGGCGTGGATTGTGAGGCAGATAGATTAAGAGAAGCGGGTATAACAGCTATTATTTCAGATGATGGTATTAGAGCTTGGGGCGGAGAAACCAGAGATGAAGACTTTAAAAGTATGCATACATATGTTATCTTTTATACAGCAATTGAAACAATATTTAAAGCTCAAAAAACCGCCATAGATAAACGCATGCGAGATGTGCTTAAAAATGTAGTTGACAGCCTTGAGGCGTTTTATCGTAGGCTAACGGCAAATAATGTCGTGGTAGGTTTTAATGTGACTATACCGCCTGAACTAAACGATAACCAAACCATAGCCGCAGGTAAAATTTACATCAAACATGAAGTTCAAGAAATGCCACTTATTAAAAATATCACAAACCGCATTTATAGAGTTGATGCGTATTCGCAGGTATTGATTGAAGAGCTTTAA
- a CDS encoding RAD55 family ATPase: MNIPSNLQTPAEAIDYLKELNDKITKAMSEIENAQPQPNFESFEECFKRLDANPALKFIPTGLRWFDFNLAGYGLAQGSFINLAGASFAGKTYFILQLLQSMGEKHKVAFFSYEMYEKVLYNKLKYSSANFRANTILIQDDPYLDSIERRIRKLAQMDVKLIAIDSRMKILLREKTDEYTKNVTISATISRVCRETGVIVILINQMNESDLKSGRLSLKGGNDQVYDSDMIFYLSYDDIKNERRLVCSKDRLSTTGNTWSVIIPNGYQKPIEEVEFKE, encoded by the coding sequence ATGAATATCCCATCAAACCTACAAACACCAGCTGAGGCAATTGACTATCTAAAAGAGCTTAACGACAAAATCACAAAAGCGATGAGTGAGATAGAAAATGCTCAACCACAACCAAACTTTGAAAGCTTTGAAGAGTGTTTTAAAAGACTAGACGCCAACCCTGCCTTAAAATTTATACCAACAGGGCTTAGATGGTTTGATTTTAATCTTGCAGGATATGGTTTAGCACAAGGCAGCTTTATCAACCTAGCAGGAGCTAGTTTTGCAGGAAAGACATATTTTATCTTGCAGTTACTTCAATCTATGGGAGAAAAACACAAAGTTGCATTTTTTAGCTATGAGATGTACGAGAAAGTTCTATACAACAAGCTTAAATATTCAAGTGCAAATTTTAGAGCCAACACGATACTTATACAAGACGACCCATATCTTGATAGCATAGAGCGCAGAATAAGAAAGCTTGCTCAAATGGATGTAAAACTAATAGCCATAGACAGCCGCATGAAAATACTGCTTAGAGAAAAAACCGACGAATATACAAAAAATGTAACCATTAGTGCCACAATATCAAGAGTATGTCGTGAAACTGGCGTTATTGTGATACTGATAAACCAAATGAATGAGAGTGACCTAAAAAGTGGCAGACTAAGTCTAAAGGGCGGTAATGACCAAGTCTACGATAGCGATATGATATTTTATCTAAGCTACGATGATATTAAAAACGAACGAAGACTGGTTTGCTCTAAAGACAGATTAAGCACAACTGGCAACACATGGAGTGTAATAATCCCAAATGGGTATCAAAAACCAATAGAAGAAGTGGAGTTTAAAGAATGA